The following are encoded in a window of Harmonia axyridis chromosome 7, icHarAxyr1.1, whole genome shotgun sequence genomic DNA:
- the LOC123684394 gene encoding coiled-coil domain-containing protein 63-like: MAKKSKKPLTDEEKFEIELQQEADLQHQQRDYTLLCKDRETIEESGGSKLAKQRKVIDIYQRELANLTNDLNVAISDGKRKIDKQDAHLLVDLLNEYDKFSECIRFKKSHLSEIEYQITKVDKEVAYMRSIQLTDKMWQDRTLAGQKTLEGLENKLDVQIKKFCTICAQNNKLRDEIDHLLKERADFNLKWDKLIKNLCIGKKFMLDLIEQATIAYDQREEWCSKLQALRTKAHSDLISHIHEMRELQRKEDNDKKLAEFFSTKGQKRVMAAMEEKERTKRKEKRTKMEEKLRKYTIILADVYDFTDQNEIDEIMESFKERESENFALFKYINELNREMEDLNDNLGYLHLDIDEQRVLMQVRAEKQQETLHKLREEVDEAVQLADAAEFALGDCDKKIAQLSSGIDDLFRLCKCSRDPIVPLLGENLKVHQFNVLLFLKILERHVQDYICDVFNAEKILTAKRKIRAKHKLIRAEAVLRPLYSIEQIVPANPCPLCVEHEQVSDVIDVLQRIQTKEQTEVKLAARLELPDGLERIHNVSACHLPKSRQIIQKRYQ, translated from the coding sequence ATggcaaaaaaaagtaaaaaacccTTAACAGACGAAGAAAAGTTCGAGATAGAACTGCAGCAAGAGGCGGATCTTCAACACCAACAGAGAGACTACACTCTACTATGCAAGGACAGAGAAACGATAGAAGAATCCGGGGGTTCAAAATTGGCCAAGCAACGCAAAGTTATAGACATATACCAGAGAGAGTTGGCCAATTTGACGAACGACCTTAACGTTGCCATTTCCGATGGAAAGAGAAAAATTGACAAACAGGACGCTCACCTGCTTGTGGATCTACTAAATGAATACGATAAATTTTCGGAATGCATAAGATTCAAGAAGTCCCATCTTAGTGAGATCGAGTATCAGATCACCAAAGTCGACAAGGAAGTTGCTTACATGCGTTCAATCCAGCTCACTGACAAGATGTGGCAAGATCGTACGTTAGCCGGTCAGAAAACCCTGGAAGGTCTAGAAAACAAGCTAGACGTACAAATCAAAAAATTCTGTACCATATGTGCTCAAAACAACAAGTTAAGGGATGAAATAGATCATCTCTTGAAGGAAAGAGccgatttcaatttgaaatgggaCAAACTAATCAAGAACCTCTGCATCGGTAAGAAGTTCATGCTCGATCTCATAGAACAAGCTACCATCGCCTACGATCAAAGAGAAGAATGGTGTTCGAAGCTTCAAGCTCTGAGAACCAAAGCTCACAGCGACTTAATCTCGCACATTCATGAAATGAGGGAACTCCAAAGGAAAGAAGACAATGACAAGAAGTTAGCAGAGTTCTTCAGTACCAAGGGACAAAAACGTGTCATGGCTGCCATGGAAGAAAAGGAACGTACGAAGAGAAAAGAAAAACGGACGAAGATGGAAGAAAAGCTGAGGAAATACACAATAATATTAGCCGATGTGTACGATTTCACCGACCAAAATGAAATAGATGAAATAATGGAGTCCTTTAAAGAGagagaatctgaaaatttcgCTTTATTCAAATACATAAACGAGTTGAACAGAGAGATGGAAGACCTGAACGACAACCTTGGTTACCTCCATTTGGATATCGATGAACAAAGAGTTTTGATGCAGGTCAGGGCTGAAAAACAACAAGAAACTCTCCACAAACTCAGGGAAGAAGTTGATGAGGCAGTTCAACTAGCAGATGCAGCTGAGTTTGCCTTGGGCGACTGCGATAAAAAAATTGCCCAACTTTCGAGTGGTATCGACGATCTCTTCAGGCTTTGCAAATGCAGTAGGGATCCTATCGTTCCATTGCTTGGAGAAAATCTCAAAGTCCATCAATTCAATGTTTTACTGTTCCTTAAAATTCTCGAACGTCATGTCCAAGACTACATTTGTGATGTGTTCAACGCTGAGAAGATCCTTACGGCCAAACGAAAGATCAGAGCGAAGCATAAGCTTATAAGAGCTGAAGCTGTGTTGAGACCTCTGTATAGCATTGAACAAATAGTTCCAGCTAATCCTTGTCCTCTTTGTGTTGAACATGAACAAGTCAGCGATGTTATAGATGTACTACAGCGTATACAGACGAAGGAACAGACTGAAGTCAAGTTGGCTGCTAGATTGGAGCTACCAGATGGTTTGGAAAGGATACACAACGTGTCTGCTTGTCACTTGCCAAAGTCGAGACAGATTATACAGAAGAGATATCAGTAA